The Aspergillus flavus chromosome 2, complete sequence region AAGACCTGCTTTTAGGGATCGAGGGCTTCCCCTAAGTACAGGTCCAGGAGAGATGCCCGCGACGGCGTCGCCATCCCACTCCACCCCCAAATTTTTATTAGCAATTTATTGTGATAGCCGGGAGATAGACGcgatatttactatttacaAAGAAAGTGCAGGAAAACGAACGGGTATCATTATGGCTATGACGTTGTCTATACAATACATTCCGTGAAGGAATAATTATCTACGAATACACTCAACAGGCTACCCCAGAATCAGTTCCCGGAGGATCGCATCGGCCTTGGGCGCTTCTACTCGGCCCTTTTCACCCATGCGCATCATCTGTCCGACAAACCAGCCTAGTTTCCCTAACTGGTTTTTAGTCCGGATCTGCTCGACCATCTGCGGGTTCTGGCTGATTGCTGCCTCAGCCAACGCAACGTATTCCTCTCTGGAGAGAGGCCGGAGAAGTAGGTTCTCCTCTTCCAGTAACTGAGGAATCGCCCGAGTGTCTCCGTCGAATACCATGGCTAGCACCTGCTTGGCGGTAGGACCGGTGATCTGCTTTCGCTGGACGTGATCTATAATTTGAGCCAGCGATAGTGCCGAGACTCGTTCTGCATCCCAAGGCAGGTCCGCTTTAGTCAAAAGGCCCCCAAGCTCGTGGAGAACCCAATTACCGGCAACGCGTGCCAGACCCCCACGGCTCTTAGGATCCTGGTCTTGCTGCAGATCGCGCAGGATATCCACCACGTCCTGGTAGTACTCCAGCCGAGCTCCATCCTCTAGCTCAACCAGCGGCTTGGCGTCTTCAATCGAGAGGCCGTACTCTTTGCCCGTCAACAGCCCAATTAGCTCATCCGAGGAAGTCGGTAACGTGTTGGCCAGCTCCGACACAAGGTCAGCTCCGATAAGTAGCGGTGGTAGATCCGGATCTGGCATATACCGGTAGTCTACTTCGCCCTCCTTGCCTCGAAGTCTCCGTGTTTCCGTGCTCCCAATCGTCCAGCCACGGGTCTCACCCTCCACGACCCCACCACTTTCTAGCACAGCAATCTGGCGGTTCTTTTCTGCAATGATGGCATCCTCTACAGCCTTGAAGCTGCTCAAGTTCTTGATCTCCGTGCGCTGGCCGAGGCCACCGATCCCGCCATACTGATGCACACCCTCGGTATCGCCCCGCTGACGGATCGAGACATTCACATCGGCTCGGAGTCCTCCCAATTCCATACCGGTGGTGACTGCGCTACAGGATTGAAGGATTGCCTGAATCTTCCGGACGCACGCTGCAGCTGTCGCGGGTGTATGGATCTGGGGCATCGTAATGATTTCGACTAGGGGGTGGGATACGCGGTTGAAATCAAGAAGCTGCGTGGAGGGATGGTACTCCTGTGATTTGGCCGTGTCCTGTTCTAGCTGTACCTGCTTGATACCGATGCGAACGTGATCGCCATCTTCCGGCGCGATCCCATCGTAGCCGAACAAATCCACATAGCCGTTTCTCGCAAAAGGTTCTGCGAGGGTTAACCAACGGTCACGACACTGGAGAAATTCTATATTCACCATAGTATTGTGTAATCTGATATCCCGCTGGCTGGTCCTGATAGAAGTAATGTTTCCGATCGAATCGGCTCACGGGCTGGATATCACAGTTCAGAGCGAGTGCGGCGCGGAGGGCAGGTAGCAGTGTTGGAACTTGGAATTCCTAGAGCATTTCAGCTTCCACTGATTACCAAAAAAAATCTGATCTCGGAGACTAACCGGCTGGCTACCTGGGAAAGCCAGGTCAAAGAGAGCAACGTTTGAATTGGGTAGGTCggtggatgatgtcgaagCACCTGGTCAAGCAGAGGTCAGATCCATGCTTGACATAAATAGGCTGTGATCGCACGTGAAAATAGTTTGGTCTCGGTATTCAGTTGCGCATGAATCTCAATGCCGACAGTGAGCTCCCATTTTTGTCGCGAAGCCTCCTCGCTCTCCCTTCTCTGACGCTTCTCGGCTTTTAAGGCCTTCGCATTTTGTTTGAGCTGCTTCCGGAGTGGTACACGGTCCTGCGACTCTGAAGCTGACGTTTGTAAACGCCGAACCGAACTAGATGGGCTCGTAAGGGTGGGCAGTCGAGAGCTATAGGGCCGGGGACATTGGCAACAAGGAAGAGAGCGGGCCGCTCGAGTCGATTGGCGCAGCCAGGGGCGGAGCATATGGGAAAGACGGAGGGTTTGATGAAATTGATAGAAGTGAAAACAGTAACCTTCTTTCGGAGAAGAGCGTGCTGAATAGTGACGGACAATTGATTtgaagggggaaaaaaaaaaaagatatggTTGATCGGTAAGGAAGGCTCAAGTTGGCGATATCTTTTTACTATCCTTTTTGGGAGAAGGCGGAATTACCTCGGAGTTGCTTAGAATGTATTGTCTTTACCATACATACCCACCTGACTGCTTTACTTTTACTCGCCGTACACATCCTACTAGTCTTATTCCTCATACAATGGGATTATCACTTTCTTTTGAACATTTTCGGCAAGGAGACGTATCGTGACAAATGTCTTGCCGATAACGAGATCTCTGGGCACTCCAGGTCATTCAATTCACATACAAAATTCATGAGAATGAGGTAAGCCAATGCAGTGCAGCCAACACATCGGTTCTTGACACGACGAGTATGACGATGATGGATTATATATCCTTCTATCTTCTATACTTGAGCACCCCTCCTTCTATAAGGGAATCCCCCTCCCACGTCCATActgttctcttttttttactcgAACAAAATCCTCCAAAACTAAGAAGAGAGAAGTCAGTTCCATTcaatctttctctcccttacCGGATTGAGTTTGGACTCATCCGATGATCTTCATCCACATCGAATCCACATCCGCCAACCCCACCAAAAATAGAGTATGTGAAGTTTGGCTGACCGTCAAGTTGGAATtattctttgctttcggTTTAGTTCCTACGTGAGACTTTCGATCTGTCGCACCATGAACTCTCTTATCTGGGGCCGAATTTGAGACGATCTATTTATTGAACAGTTGCTGACGGTCTATCGTCACAGTCCTTCTTTCCGATCTACGCGCAAGGGCTTCGCTTGGGTATGTATACATCGGCTCATCGATAGACTCTCTCACCTCCGATTTGACGCCCACCCACGCGCGCTTTGTGCTCGCTGCCCCCgtgaaacagaaaagaattCGAGCCGACATTCTATCCTACATTCCTCCAAAAGTGATATCCGAAAAACTCTCTACCGCGAGAGCGGTCCTGCTCTCTCCCTTGTTATGTCTCTCGTCTGTTAGCCCCTCCAAACAATTTTCGTGGACGGTGCCTGTCCGCATGACTTCATAAATTCGATGCTCACGGGTTATGGTTTACAAATGAAAATTTCACCTTTTAATTCAACTTGACCAAGTCTTCTGCTACTTCCGGTCTGAATAACAATGTTGCTCTATTCAGGATCGAGACGCTCTAAGAAAGCTTCCAAAGACGGCGGCAATAAGGCGTCTACAGCTTCAGTCGTCTCCGGGAAGTCCCATTCTACTTCAAAAACCTCGCGATCTTCCGGAGATGCcgccaagaagaagagtacCCCAGAGCAGTCCGCTGGGCCAAAGAACAACGTCTCAAGTTCCAAAAAGGCGCAGAATACACAACCTGCGAGAAATCTCAATTTCAAAGCGGCCGGACCGGAGAAGAAAGTACCTGATGTGTTCGAATACCTTGAATCGGATTCCGACACTGACTCCGACGATTCCTACGTAGAGGACGATGACATCCCCAACAGCAACCCACGCAGGTCTAATGGTTCGTTCATGAATCCGCATGTCAGACTTGCGCGCCAGGCGAACATGATGGCGCAAGGCATGGGCGCCCCGAGTCGAACATCATCTGTACGATCGAAAGGCTCAATGGATTCCTACCAAGTTC contains the following coding sequences:
- a CDS encoding Asp-tRNAAsn/Glu-tRNAGln amidotransferase B subunit (glutamyl-tRNA amidotransferase, B subunit) — translated: MLRPWLRQSTRAARSLPCCQCPRPYSSRLPTLTSPSSSVRRLQTSASESQDRVPLRKQLKQNAKALKAEKRQRRESEEASRQKWELTVGIEIHAQLNTETKLFSRASTSSTDLPNSNVALFDLAFPGSQPEFQVPTLLPALRAALALNCDIQPVSRFDRKHYFYQDQPAGYQITQYYEPFARNGYVDLFGYDGIAPEDGDHVRIGIKQVQLEQDTAKSQEYHPSTQLLDFNRVSHPLVEIITMPQIHTPATAAACVRKIQAILQSCSAVTTGMELGGLRADVNVSIRQRGDTEGVHQYGGIGGLGQRTEIKNLSSFKAVEDAIIAEKNRQIAVLESGGVVEGETRGWTIGSTETRRLRGKEGEVDYRYMPDPDLPPLLIGADLVSELANTLPTSSDELIGLLTGKEYGLSIEDAKPLVELEDGARLEYYQDVVDILRDLQQDQDPKSRGGLARVAGNWVLHELGGLLTKADLPWDAERVSALSLAQIIDHVQRKQITGPTAKQVLAMVFDGDTRAIPQLLEEENLLLRPLSREEYVALAEAAISQNPQMVEQIRTKNQLGKLGWFVGQMMRMGEKGRVEAPKADAILRELILG